The region CCAAGCGAACTCTCGTGCGCTAGAAGTGCATAACCAACTGCAACAAAACATTCTGCAGATTCGATAACCATCGGATCGGCAAACTCGGTAAGCTGGCGGCAATCGCCAGCTTATTTTTGCCAGCCTCTTGCCGCTTTCCCGTTTTTCCCTTCCTGTTTTTACTCTGATCTTCTTGTTATCTACTTGAATAATAAAGCTAAATAAAACATGGCACAGCTATTGCTTTAATGACCAAGAACAACCGATTTTTGGGATGAAATTATGGATCGTGCTCTGTATCTGGCCATGAGTGGCGCAAAACAAAACATGCAAGCCATGCAATTGCGGGCGAACAACTTGGCGAACGTCAGTACGACAGGTTTTCGTGCCGACCTAGAGCAAGCGCGTTCTATGCAGGCATATGGTGCTGGACTACCAAGTCGAGTATTCAATATGACTGAACGTCCTGGAAACAATTTCCAACAAGGCAGCGTGATCACGACAGGTCGCGATCTCGACATCACAGTGCAAGGTGATGGCTGGATTTCTGTGATGGATAAAACCGGTAAAGAAGGGCTTACCCGCAACGGCAACTTACGTATCGATGAGACTGGCCTGCTACTGAACGGCAACGGATATCCGGTGCTGGGAGAAACAGGTGCTCCGATAACGCTACCCGTCCCGCTAAGTAAAATTGAGATCGGCAACGACGGTACTATTTCCGTTCGACCTCAAGGTGCTCCTGCGAACGCGATGGAAGTAGTTGACCGAATTAAGTTGGTAAGACCGAACGATCGTACTCTGTTTAAAGATGTCAACGGTCTGTTTCGCTCACAAGACCCCAATGCCACTTTCGATGCTGACGCGAACGTCAAAATCCTAACTGGAGCATTAGAGGGCAGTAACGTGAATGCGGTTGGTGAAATGACCAACCTTATCGACCTGCAACGTCGCTTTGAGATGCAGGTAAAAATGATGCGCACGGCAGAAGAAAACGACAAGTCGTCAGATTCGCTGCTTCGAATGAGTTAATGAGAGTCACAGGAGTTAAGTATGCAACCGGCACTATGGGTCAGTAAGACAGGCTTAGACGCTCAGCAAACCAATATTGCAACGATCTCGAACAACTTAGCCAACGCATCAACCGTTGGCTTTAAGAAAAGTCGTGCGGTATTTGAAGATTTGTTCTACCAAAACATCAACCAACCTGGTGGTCAGTCATCGCAGAATACTGAATTGCCAAGTGGTTTAATGCTCGGCGCAGGTTCTAAGGTTGTGGCAACCCAAAAGGTCCACACTAACGGTAACGCGCAAACCACATCCAACGCTTTGGACATGATGATTGAAGGGGATGGTTTCTTCCAGATCCTGATGCCAGATGGCAACATCGGTTATAGCCGTAATGGTCAGTTTACGTTAAACGATCAAGGGCAAATCGTGACTTCGGGTAGCGGTTATCTACTGCAACCACAGATCACAGTGCCGCAAAATGCTATCTCAATTACCGTTGGGACAGATGGCGAAGTCTCTGCTCGTGTGCGTGGTCAACAGAATAACCAAGTGCTAGGGCAAATTACCACTGTCGATTTCATTAACCCAGGTGGCTTAGAGCCTATCGGCCAGAACCTCTATTTGCCAACAGGTGCCAGTGGTGACCCTCAAGAGGGTGTCCCTGGACTGGATGGTATGGGTAATGTCCGTCAGAACATGCTTGAAAGTTCAAACGTGAACGTGACGGAAGAGTTGGTCAACATGATTGAAGCTCAACGTGTCTATGAAATGAACTCCAAAGTGATTTCAGCAGTAGACAAGATGATGAGCTATGTTAACCAGCAGCTATAGTGGCTTAGGAAGAGGATAAGGCGATGAAATCGTTAATCAGTCTGTCTTGTTTTGTTGTATTGCTTTCAGGTTGTAGCAACTTGATGCAGCAAAATGCACTTACTGAGCAGACACCGACGGTATTGGATGCGGTGGAAGGTAATAAAGCGCAAGACACCTCATCAACCGGTTTGGATGGGCTGGTGGATACATTACGCCAACGTAATGATCCGGTTGCCGATGACCCAGCGTGGGCGCCGATTCATCCTAAAAACAAGCCGGAACACTACGCAGCTGAGACAGGATCTCTATTTGATCCGGCTAGCGATCGTGGTTTGTATGATGACACTAAACCCCATGGCTTAGGCGATATCATCACCGTCAATCTTAATGAAAGTACCAAAGCGGCAAAAAGCGCTGATGCCGATCTGTCGAAAAATAATGATGCGTCAATGGATCCACTGAGTGTCGGTGGGCAAGAGCTGAAGATGGGAACTTACAACTTCTCTTATGCGCTTAAAAACGATAATAAGTTTTCGGGTAGCTCAGCGGCAAACCAAAGTAACAGCATTTCGGGTTCTATCTCTGTTCAAGTGATTGACGTATTAGCCAACGGCAATTTGGTGATTCGCGGTGAAAAATGGTTAACTCTAAATACCGGTGACGAATACGTTCGCTTAAGCGGCACAGTTCGTCCAGATGATATCGCTAACGACAATACTATTGATTCGACACGTATTTCTAACGCACGTATTCAATACTCAGGTACTGGCACCAATAAAGATATGCAAGAACCTGGATTTTTGGCACGATTTTTTAATGTCTCTCTATAGACAAGATCTCGACGTCGAAGATTTGACAGTTTAGTTTGATGAATGAGGTCTCTTGAGGCCTCATTTTTTTTGCAAGGGTTACCCGATGAAAAAGCTCACACTGATGTTATTGATGTTTGTTGCGACCAGCACCCAAGCTGCGCGCATCAAGGACCTAGCACAGGTCGCCGGTGTCCGTAGTAACCAACTTGTGGGCTATGGATTGGTCACTGGTTTGCCAGGTACAGGTGAATCTACGCCATTTACCAACCAAAGTTTTAATACCATGCTGAAAAAATTCGGCATCCAATTGCCGGAAGGCACTAACCCCAATGCGAAAAACATTGCCGCAGTTATGGTGACCGCCGATTTGCCGGCTTTTTCTAAGCCAGGACAAACCGTCGATATAACTGTCTCTTCCGTTGGCTCGGCAAAGAGCTTGCGTGGTGGCACCCTGATGCAAACCATGCTGAAAGGTTTGGATGGTCAAGTGTACGCAGTAGCTCAAGGTAACCTTGTGGTGAGTGGGTTTAGTGCGACTGGTGCGGATGGTTCAAAATTGGTGGGTAACACACCGACAGTGGGGATGATCTCTAGTGGAGCGACCGTAGAACGAGAAGTTCCGACCCCATTTAGCCGCGGTGACTACATCACCTTTAACTTGTTTGAATCGGATTTTACCACAGCTCAGCGTTTGTCTGATGCCGTGAATAGCTTCCTTGGTCCTAACATGGCATCGCCTATGGATGCGACCTCAGTACGAGTTCGTGCTCCTCGTGATATCAGTCAACGCGTCGGTTTCCTCTCCGCGATTGAAAACCTTGAAGTAGACCCTGCTGATGGAGCGGCGAAGATCATCGTTAACTCCCGTACCGGTACAATTGTGGTGGGGCAGCATGTTCGCCTAAAACCTGCAGCAGTGACCCATGGTGGTATGACGGTTGCAATTAAAGAGAACCTTAATGTGAGCCAGCCAAATGGTTTCTCGGGTGGTCAAACGACAGTTGTACCTGATTCAGACATTGAAGTGACTGAAAAGCAGGGCAAGATGTTTAAGTTTCAAACTGGCGTGACACTGGACGATCTTGTTCGTGCGGTGAATGAAGTGGGCGCGGCACCATCAGATTTGATGGCGATTTTGCAGGCACTGAAACAAGCTGGAGCCATTGAAGGCCAGCTGATCATTATCTAACCCATAGGAGTGGCAAAGATGGCAAGTAGTCCAAATGACATTGGCTTTATTCAAGACATCGCTGGGTTAGATTCATTACGTCAGAAAGCGGTCAAAGGTGACAAAGCGTCTGAGAAAGAGGCGTTAACGGCTGCCGCTCGTCAGTTTGAGGCGATCTTTACGACCATGATGCTCAAATCGATGCGTGATGCGAATAAAGAGTTTAAGTCGGATATGTTTAATAGCCAAAATGAAGACTTTTATCGCCAAATGCGTGATGAGCAGATGACCAGCGAACTGAGTGCTAATGGTTCACTGGGGTTAGCTGACATGATTGTAAAGCAATTGACCGCAGCTAACACAGTAAATGAACAAGGCGAGCGTACCTTCCAAGATGCGATGGAGCGGGTTAATCACTTCCATAGCGCAGCACAGCAGCCAGCTCAAACCAAACCGATCAGTGATGTTGCCGCTCCTGTTGCCACGGCAAAAGAGCCCGCGGCAACTAAGATGGATTTCAGTTCACCACAATCGTTTGTGCGTTCATTGAAACCTTACGCACAAAAAGCTGCGCAAGCGCTGGGGATTGATTCCACTCTGCTCTTAGCTCAAGCCGCCTTGGAAACAGGGTGGGGACAGAAGCTAGTGAAGAATTCTCAGCACAGTAGTAATAACCTATTTAATATCAAAGCTAATACGGGCTGGCAGGGGAATCGTATTGCCACCCAAACTCTGGAGTATCAAGACAATATTCCGGTGATGGAGAAGGCGGCATTTCGTGCTTATCCAAGTTATCAAGCCAGCTTTGATGATTACGTTAAGTTTTTGGAAACGAACCCACGTTACAGTGATGCACTTGCACAGCAAGGTGATGAAGCGTTCATTCGCAGTATTCACCGTGCAGGTTATGCTACCGACCCTCAGTACGCTGACAAAGTGTTGCAACTTAAATCTCAAATCGAATCGATGGGCAATATCTAACGCCTCTTCTTGCCGGGCCGATTCAGAATCGGCCCATTTTATTTCTCCGCAGTAACACCATTTTTCTATATATATCTATAAGTTAACTAGCAATTTTTAAATTGGCATACATGTTGCTTCATACCTGTAGGGGTCAGTGATAACTGGCATTTTAAATGGGTTTTTGGGGGCAATATGGCGTCTGATCTTCTGAACGTCGGTAGGCAAAGTGTCCTAACCGCTCAGAGACAACTCAATACCACTGGTCATAACATTTCCAATGTTAATACAGAGGGTTACAGTCGTCAGTCTGTGATCCAAGGGACCAATATGCCACGCCAATTTGGCGGGCAGACTTATGGTATGGGCGTGCATGTGGAAAATGTTCGCCGCTCTTGGGACCAGTTTGCCGTTAAAGAGTTAAATCTTGCCACTACTGACTATTCGAACAAGAAAGAGCATGAAGAGAACTTGGATATGTTGTCAAAGTTGCTCTCCTCTGTTGCATCGAAAAAAATCCCAGAAAACTTGAATGAATGGTTTGATGCGGTGAAAACCTCATCAGACACGCCGAATGATGTCGGTGCGCGTAAAGTGGTATTGGAAAAAGCCAATATCATTGCGCAAAACCTCAATGACTTTCATGAAACCGTACGCCGTGAATATGAAAATACTAACGAAGGTCTCAACGTTGGTATCAAACGTGTTAACCAGTTAGCGATAGAAATTCGTGACTTACAACGTTTGATGATGCGTACCCCAGGTCCTCATAACGATTTGATGGATAGACATGAAAAGCTAGTCAAAGAGCTTTCCCAATACACCAAAGTGACCGTGACGCCGCGTAAAAATGCGGAAGGTTTCAATATTCATATTGGTAACGGTCATACCTTGGTTTCCGGTACGGAAGCGAGTCAATTGAAAATGATTGATGGCTACCCTGACGTGAAACAACTGCGTTTAGCCATGGTTGAAGGTGATGGCGTTAAAGCGATTACCTCGAGTGACATCGGTGGTCAATTGGGCGCTCTCTTTGAGATGCGTGATAAAAATATTCCGAATTTATTAGATGAAATCGGCCGTATGTCGACCGCTTTCTCTTATCAAGTGAACAAACTGCAACATCAAGGTTTGGACTTGAACGGTGATGTGGGTCAAGACCTATTTACCGATGTGAACGCCGATCGTATCGCCAAAGCGCGTGTCGTGACATCCAGTAAGTCGCAAGCGGATATGGCGGTCTACATCGACAATGTGGCTGATTTAAAAGGTGGCGAATATTCACTGCAATATGACGGCAGCGAATATCACGTCACTAAGCCAGGTGGTGAGCAAGAAACCATGGTGCAAAGTGGCGGCAATCTTTATGTTCGCGACCGTCTTGGTAACTTAAAAATGCTCGATGGCATGCGTATTCAGGTCAACAATGACCCAGCAACCGGCGAGCGCGTTATTCTTCGGCCAACTCGTGCCGGTGCTGCCGATATTAAAGTACAGTTTGATGATCCATCTAAACTTGCCGCACAAAGTTACGAAGCGTCCACCACGTTTGCTCAAGGTAAAGCGAAGTTCACTATCAATGCTGCAGGCACACTGCGTGAATTCCAAGTGGTGATTAACGACTTAGGTAATGAATTCTCTATCCGTGACAAAAACGGCAAGGTGCTGCTCGACCAACAAAAGTATCCGCCAAGTGGTCCAGTGTCGTTTCAAGGTACGGAATTTGAATTGTCTGCTGGTGCATTACCGAAAGATAAATTTACGGCAAACCTTGTCCCTTCAGAAGGGGACAACGGCAACTTACGTAAAATGATCGACATCCAAAACGCCAAAAATATGGACGACAACGAATCGACCTTGGTGGATGTGTATCACAACCTAAATACTAACTTCGGCCTCAAACTGTCCACCGCATCACGGTTGACAGATGTTGCCCGATTAGAAAAACAGTCTGCTGAAGATCGCATCGCGTCTGTCTCAGGGGTCAACCTTGATGAAGAAGCGGCGAACATGATGAAGTTTCAACAGGCATATATGGCGTCATCCCGCATCATTCAAGCGGCCAATGACACCTTTAATACCATATTGCAGTTGAGATAGGGAGGAAGAGTAAATGCTAAATCGAATCGCAAGCTTCCATAACTATCAAGCTGTTCAAAACGATCTGCGTCGTCAAGAAGCTAAGGTACACCATAACCAAGCGCAATTGGCATCGGGTAAAAAGCTGCTTTCTGCGGCAGACAACCCATTGGCAACGCATTACATCCAGAACGTATCGCAACAAGAAGAGCAGATTCGTCAATATTTGGATGCAATCACCTTGGTACGTAACCGTTTAGAACACCAAGAAGTATTGGTGTCGAATGCGGAAGATTATGCCGATGATGCTACCCGAAATGTCATGGAAATGATTAACGGTTCGTTATCACCTCAAGACCGTGATGCACACGCACGCGTTTTAGAAGAGATGTCAGATAACTTCCTTAACTTAGCCAATTCACAAGACGAATCAGGCAACTATATTTTTGCTGGTACGAAACCAAAGAACCAACCGTTTTTCCGTGATAACGAAGGCAACGTGAGTTATGCCGGGGATGATTATCAACGCAAAATGCGTATTTCTAACAGTTTAGAGATGCCGTTTAACAGCCCTGGTAGCAAATTGTTCATGGAGATCGATAACCCATTTGGTGATTATGAACCGGATTACAAGTTGCAAGAAGGTTCGGAGTTACTGCTGGAAAGAGCAGTGAACACCAATGCCGACGATTATGCGAAATATAAAGTGACGTTCGTCGATATGAATAACGGCAAATTTGGGTATCAATTGGAAAGAAACGGCAGTGTGGTGCAGGCCAATGAGTTTGATCCTAAAGAAGGGATCAAATATCAATCAGGCAGTAACACGCTCACTATTCAAGTGAAAGGTCAGCTGACCGCTGGCGATGAGATTAGCTTAACGCCCCGTAAAACCTACAGCATTTTTGATAGCTTCCAAGATGCTATCAAGTACTCCAAAGGTTCGGTTTCGGATGCGTCATCTACTGCAAAATTGCAGCAGGCCTCCGAAGAGCTACATCACGCCTTTATTCACTTGAGTAAATCGAGAACAGATATCGGTGCTCGCCTGGATACATTAGATATCCAAGAGGAACAGCACCAAGATTTTAAACTCAGCTTAGCGAAATCTAAGAGTGAGTTTGAAGATTTGGATTATGCCGACGCGGTGATTGAATTTAACGAAAATTCACGTGCTCTAGAAGCGTCCCAAAAAGCGTTCGGCAAAACCAAGGATTTAACTTTATTTAATTACATCTAACCTTCAATGCCTTACGTGCAATGCCGTAAGAGCGAAGTGAGTTGTGGTGAAAAATTGGCCTAAAAGTTGCTGATAGTTAAATCAGGTAGCCAAAGCGGCAAGAGGGCGGCAACGCTTGTAGCCACGCGGCGGTAATCTTAGAGCTTATGCATAAGGTTACATTAAAGTTTCTGTATAACTTGCTGATTATATTGAGTTTGTAAATATTTTAATCAGGATTAACCAAGTTGGCACAGGAATTGAATTAAACAGTTAAAGGGTGGAAAACCCGATTAAACCGGCAGCAATGCAGGTTTAACCCAGTGATTCACGGTCATGCTTCCAAACAGAGTAAAGCTGACCGCTTCGCAAGGGCTTGCGAACTCGACAGGAGAGCAAACTATGACCATTAACGTAAATACTAACGTATCGGCGATGACGGCCCAGCGTTACTTGAACAAAGCGTCAAATGAGTTAAATACCTCAATGGAACGCTTGTCATCAGGTAACCGTATCAACAGTGCAAAAGATGATGCGGCAGGCCTGCAGATTTCTAACCGTTTGAGCGCTCAGTCTCGTGGTCTAGAAGTCGCTATGCGCAACGCTAACGATGGTATTTCTATCGCACAGACAGCTGAAGGTGCGATGAATGAATCAACCAATATTTTGCAGCGTATGCGCGATTTGGCTCTGCAATCTTCTAACGGTACTAACTCAGAATCAGAACGCAAGGCGTTGAATGAAGAGTCAGTAGCACTACAAGATGAGCTAAACCGTATTGCTGAAACCACCTCATTCGGTGGTCGTAAATTGCTAAACGGAACCTTCGGGGAATCCGCATTCCAGATTGGTTCAAGCTCTGGTGAAGCGATTATTGTCGGCCTAACGAGTGTGCGTGCTGATGACTATCGTATGGGCGGTGTGAGCTTTAAATCGGAACAAGGTAAAGATAAGAACTGGGGGGTGCCTCCTCAATCTCGCGACCTTAAATTCGAATACACCGACGGTGAGGGTAAACCAGTAACAGTCGATATCAACGCCAAACCTGGTGATGATATTGAGGAACTTGCAACCTACATCAATGGTCAAACAGAAGCAGTAAAAGCTTCTGTCGATGAAGACGGTAAGTTGCAATTGTTCATGCCAGAATCAGGTATCCGCGGAAACCTCAATATTTCTGGTAGCTTAGCTGGCGAGCTGGGACTCAATGGTGGTCCTGGTAAGAAAACAACGGTCAATGATATTGATATTACCACTGTGGGTGGTTCGCAAAACGCAGTAGGTGTTTTGGATGCTGCCTTGAAATATGTCGATTCGCAACGTGCTGATTTGGGTGCGAAGCAGAACCGTCTAGGTCACAGTATTAGTAACTTATCGAATATCCAAGAGAACGTGGAAGCGTCGAAGAGCCGCATCAAAGATACGGACTTTGCGAAAGAAACGACTCAATTGACCAAAGCACAGATTCTGCAACAGGCTGGGACGTCAATCCTTGCCCAAGCGAAACAGTTGCCAAGCGCTGCAATGCAACTATTGCAGTAGCTTGGGAGGCTTCACTAATAAGCTCAGACGTGGGTATGTAGTGAGGCGTCCTTGGCAACGTATGATAACGGACTGGTATGAGGCTCTCTCAATCAAACCTGCCTTTTATCTGATGTAATCATACGCATGGTTAGCCAATAATGTGTTCATTTCTCTTGATCTCCACATTGGCGATGGCTACACCACCAAATAGCCCCGGTTCTCTCAAAGGAAAAGGGGCTTTTCTTCTTTCTGTTGTTTCTCATCCTCTCTATTTGCTTGCTCGTTTTTCATACGAAATTAGTTGCACCGGCAGCGGTCGTCATTTCTTTAGCTAAATTTGTGACTAATGTCCAAATTTGTGGCTGTGTTCTCATTCCTATCTAAACTCTTCCCTTTTTTAACTATTTTCTCAGTTTTCATTAAAGGAAGTCTCCTGCGAGTCGTTAACAGTAATAACTTTGAGAGAACTACTGGTTTTCCGAGACGTCGGAAACCGCTCGGGAGTTCCGCTTAGCCGGAAAATCAATAGGAGGCACCACAATGGCGGTTAATGTTAATACCAACGTGTCAGCGATGACGGCACAACGTTACCTGAACAGCGCAAGTAATGCTCAACAAGCATCTATGGAACGTTTGTCTTCAGGTTACAAAATCAACAGCGCTAAAGATGATGCAGCTGGTCTTCAAATTTCTAACCGTTTGAATGTCCAGAGCCGTGGTCTTGATGTCGCTGTACGTAACGCAAATGATGGTATCTCTATTGCGCAGACTGCTGAAGGCGCGATGAAAGAAACTACCAACATTCTGCAACGTATGCGTGACTTGTCCCTACAATCATCTAACGGTTCAAACTCTAAGTCTGACCGTCAGGCGATTCAGGAAGAAGTAACAGCTTTGAATGATGAATTAAACCGTGTTGCAGAAACTACCTCATTTGGTGGTAATAAACTGCTTAACGGCACATTCCAAACTAAAGCATTCCAAATCGGCGCAGATAACGGCGAAGCTGTTAATCTAAGTCTGAAAAACATGCGTAGCGACAACAAAATGATGGGTGGTACCGGATATGTTGCAGCTGAAGCAAAAGGCAAAGATTGGGGCGTGAAAAAAGACGCTAACGATCTGAGCATTACGTTGAAAGATAAATCAACAGGCCAAGATCAAACGATTAATATCAAAGCAAAAGAAGGCGATGATATTGAAGAGTTGGCAACTTACATCAACGGTCAAACCGATATGGTGAAAGCGTCTGTTGACGAAGATGGCAAACTGCAAATGTATGCCGACAACAACAAAGTTACAGGTCCTGTCACATTCGGTGGTAGCCTAGCTGGTGAACTGAATATGGGTCCTGGTAAAGCTGAAACGGTAAACGACATCGACGTAACCACTGTTGGTGGTTCACAACAAGCTGTTGCTGTCGTTGACTCGGCATTGAAATTCGTAGATAGCCACCGTGCGGAACTTGGTGCATTCCAAAACCGTTTCGGTCATGCGATCAGTAACTTAGAAAACATCAACGAAAACGTGAATGCTTCTAAGAGCCGTATCAAAGATACCGACTTTGCGAAAGAGACTACCGCTCTTACTAAATCGCAAATTCTATCTCAAGCTTCAAGCTCTGTTTTGGCGCAAGCTAAACAAGCTCCTCAAGCTGCGTTGGCTCTACTGGGTTAATCCCTTTACGATGACCAAAGTGCAAAAATCCAGCTTCGGCTGGATTTTTTCTATCTTGAGAAAAGAGAACTGTATTGTCGGCCCAATCCTATCTTTTTCTTACTTACGCTTATCTTCCGACTTTAGCTAATACCAAGCACAGCTATTATCTGATCATTCTTGCTGCTAAAAGCGGTGATAACGTTGTTATAGATTTTTTAATTAGAATAACGACTTAGCTGCATTTCTTTATTTCCCAATAACCTGCGTTTTGGATAACCGAGTTGTCAGGTTCGAACTATGACGACTGGGATATTTTTTCTGGTCATTACGTTCAGTTTTAAAGCTCATCTAAGCGCCTATTTCGCACTGTTTTCTCTGATCCTACTACGTGCTCAGATTTTAGGTTGTAACGGTTAAAGACGCATATACAGCTCAATAGCAGCGCATGGTTTATTAGCTGGCGAAAGAGTCCATGTATGGATCTGTGATAGCAATGTATCAAAGAGAAATATTGGAGATTAAAAAGTATTGGCAGTCAAAAAGATCGGGAATAGGGGAGAATAGTGAAACGCTAGAAAAAACAAAACCCATCATTGCTGGGTTTGTTTATCATGGTGCGGAAAGA is a window of Vibrio porteresiae DSM 19223 DNA encoding:
- the flgF gene encoding flagellar basal-body rod protein FlgF; this translates as MDRALYLAMSGAKQNMQAMQLRANNLANVSTTGFRADLEQARSMQAYGAGLPSRVFNMTERPGNNFQQGSVITTGRDLDITVQGDGWISVMDKTGKEGLTRNGNLRIDETGLLLNGNGYPVLGETGAPITLPVPLSKIEIGNDGTISVRPQGAPANAMEVVDRIKLVRPNDRTLFKDVNGLFRSQDPNATFDADANVKILTGALEGSNVNAVGEMTNLIDLQRRFEMQVKMMRTAEENDKSSDSLLRMS
- the flgG gene encoding flagellar basal-body rod protein FlgG, which translates into the protein MQPALWVSKTGLDAQQTNIATISNNLANASTVGFKKSRAVFEDLFYQNINQPGGQSSQNTELPSGLMLGAGSKVVATQKVHTNGNAQTTSNALDMMIEGDGFFQILMPDGNIGYSRNGQFTLNDQGQIVTSGSGYLLQPQITVPQNAISITVGTDGEVSARVRGQQNNQVLGQITTVDFINPGGLEPIGQNLYLPTGASGDPQEGVPGLDGMGNVRQNMLESSNVNVTEELVNMIEAQRVYEMNSKVISAVDKMMSYVNQQL
- the flgH gene encoding flagellar basal body L-ring protein FlgH, producing the protein MKSLISLSCFVVLLSGCSNLMQQNALTEQTPTVLDAVEGNKAQDTSSTGLDGLVDTLRQRNDPVADDPAWAPIHPKNKPEHYAAETGSLFDPASDRGLYDDTKPHGLGDIITVNLNESTKAAKSADADLSKNNDASMDPLSVGGQELKMGTYNFSYALKNDNKFSGSSAANQSNSISGSISVQVIDVLANGNLVIRGEKWLTLNTGDEYVRLSGTVRPDDIANDNTIDSTRISNARIQYSGTGTNKDMQEPGFLARFFNVSL
- a CDS encoding flagellar basal body P-ring protein FlgI encodes the protein MKKLTLMLLMFVATSTQAARIKDLAQVAGVRSNQLVGYGLVTGLPGTGESTPFTNQSFNTMLKKFGIQLPEGTNPNAKNIAAVMVTADLPAFSKPGQTVDITVSSVGSAKSLRGGTLMQTMLKGLDGQVYAVAQGNLVVSGFSATGADGSKLVGNTPTVGMISSGATVEREVPTPFSRGDYITFNLFESDFTTAQRLSDAVNSFLGPNMASPMDATSVRVRAPRDISQRVGFLSAIENLEVDPADGAAKIIVNSRTGTIVVGQHVRLKPAAVTHGGMTVAIKENLNVSQPNGFSGGQTTVVPDSDIEVTEKQGKMFKFQTGVTLDDLVRAVNEVGAAPSDLMAILQALKQAGAIEGQLIII
- the flgJ gene encoding flagellar assembly peptidoglycan hydrolase FlgJ, producing MASSPNDIGFIQDIAGLDSLRQKAVKGDKASEKEALTAAARQFEAIFTTMMLKSMRDANKEFKSDMFNSQNEDFYRQMRDEQMTSELSANGSLGLADMIVKQLTAANTVNEQGERTFQDAMERVNHFHSAAQQPAQTKPISDVAAPVATAKEPAATKMDFSSPQSFVRSLKPYAQKAAQALGIDSTLLLAQAALETGWGQKLVKNSQHSSNNLFNIKANTGWQGNRIATQTLEYQDNIPVMEKAAFRAYPSYQASFDDYVKFLETNPRYSDALAQQGDEAFIRSIHRAGYATDPQYADKVLQLKSQIESMGNI
- the flgK gene encoding flagellar hook-associated protein FlgK codes for the protein MASDLLNVGRQSVLTAQRQLNTTGHNISNVNTEGYSRQSVIQGTNMPRQFGGQTYGMGVHVENVRRSWDQFAVKELNLATTDYSNKKEHEENLDMLSKLLSSVASKKIPENLNEWFDAVKTSSDTPNDVGARKVVLEKANIIAQNLNDFHETVRREYENTNEGLNVGIKRVNQLAIEIRDLQRLMMRTPGPHNDLMDRHEKLVKELSQYTKVTVTPRKNAEGFNIHIGNGHTLVSGTEASQLKMIDGYPDVKQLRLAMVEGDGVKAITSSDIGGQLGALFEMRDKNIPNLLDEIGRMSTAFSYQVNKLQHQGLDLNGDVGQDLFTDVNADRIAKARVVTSSKSQADMAVYIDNVADLKGGEYSLQYDGSEYHVTKPGGEQETMVQSGGNLYVRDRLGNLKMLDGMRIQVNNDPATGERVILRPTRAGAADIKVQFDDPSKLAAQSYEASTTFAQGKAKFTINAAGTLREFQVVINDLGNEFSIRDKNGKVLLDQQKYPPSGPVSFQGTEFELSAGALPKDKFTANLVPSEGDNGNLRKMIDIQNAKNMDDNESTLVDVYHNLNTNFGLKLSTASRLTDVARLEKQSAEDRIASVSGVNLDEEAANMMKFQQAYMASSRIIQAANDTFNTILQLR
- the flgL gene encoding flagellar hook-associated protein FlgL, with the protein product MLNRIASFHNYQAVQNDLRRQEAKVHHNQAQLASGKKLLSAADNPLATHYIQNVSQQEEQIRQYLDAITLVRNRLEHQEVLVSNAEDYADDATRNVMEMINGSLSPQDRDAHARVLEEMSDNFLNLANSQDESGNYIFAGTKPKNQPFFRDNEGNVSYAGDDYQRKMRISNSLEMPFNSPGSKLFMEIDNPFGDYEPDYKLQEGSELLLERAVNTNADDYAKYKVTFVDMNNGKFGYQLERNGSVVQANEFDPKEGIKYQSGSNTLTIQVKGQLTAGDEISLTPRKTYSIFDSFQDAIKYSKGSVSDASSTAKLQQASEELHHAFIHLSKSRTDIGARLDTLDIQEEQHQDFKLSLAKSKSEFEDLDYADAVIEFNENSRALEASQKAFGKTKDLTLFNYI
- a CDS encoding flagellin, which gives rise to MTINVNTNVSAMTAQRYLNKASNELNTSMERLSSGNRINSAKDDAAGLQISNRLSAQSRGLEVAMRNANDGISIAQTAEGAMNESTNILQRMRDLALQSSNGTNSESERKALNEESVALQDELNRIAETTSFGGRKLLNGTFGESAFQIGSSSGEAIIVGLTSVRADDYRMGGVSFKSEQGKDKNWGVPPQSRDLKFEYTDGEGKPVTVDINAKPGDDIEELATYINGQTEAVKASVDEDGKLQLFMPESGIRGNLNISGSLAGELGLNGGPGKKTTVNDIDITTVGGSQNAVGVLDAALKYVDSQRADLGAKQNRLGHSISNLSNIQENVEASKSRIKDTDFAKETTQLTKAQILQQAGTSILAQAKQLPSAAMQLLQ
- a CDS encoding flagellin, coding for MAVNVNTNVSAMTAQRYLNSASNAQQASMERLSSGYKINSAKDDAAGLQISNRLNVQSRGLDVAVRNANDGISIAQTAEGAMKETTNILQRMRDLSLQSSNGSNSKSDRQAIQEEVTALNDELNRVAETTSFGGNKLLNGTFQTKAFQIGADNGEAVNLSLKNMRSDNKMMGGTGYVAAEAKGKDWGVKKDANDLSITLKDKSTGQDQTINIKAKEGDDIEELATYINGQTDMVKASVDEDGKLQMYADNNKVTGPVTFGGSLAGELNMGPGKAETVNDIDVTTVGGSQQAVAVVDSALKFVDSHRAELGAFQNRFGHAISNLENINENVNASKSRIKDTDFAKETTALTKSQILSQASSSVLAQAKQAPQAALALLG